In the Deinococcus ficus genome, one interval contains:
- a CDS encoding TetR/AcrR family transcriptional regulator, giving the protein MKTNREEQDQARRERIARAAFELFARSGLEATSAQDIAQAAFVSRTNLYRYFPSKVHMLLAHFEKAVQASRDEALSRLQGGAAPQQVWENVTARMADLGVRYRHLVGAVGQAVLSARLPRLDARAPLRRDASDLTLPDDLGLRTALMLTTLVEPVLLAMQRGGHLRPGLDVTHLSVLLVDACLLSLLHGGHRTQREVMQDWQERFSLLLHGALSDPAASAARHRRP; this is encoded by the coding sequence ATGAAGACGAACCGCGAGGAACAGGACCAGGCCCGGCGCGAGCGGATTGCCCGCGCCGCCTTCGAGCTGTTCGCCCGCAGCGGCCTGGAGGCCACCAGCGCGCAGGACATCGCCCAGGCGGCGTTCGTGAGCCGCACCAACCTGTACCGCTACTTTCCCAGCAAGGTGCACATGCTCCTGGCGCACTTCGAGAAGGCCGTGCAGGCCAGCCGCGACGAGGCCCTCAGTCGCCTGCAGGGCGGCGCGGCGCCGCAGCAGGTATGGGAGAACGTCACGGCCCGCATGGCCGACCTGGGCGTGCGCTACCGGCACCTGGTGGGCGCCGTGGGGCAGGCGGTGCTGTCCGCGCGGCTGCCGCGCCTGGACGCCCGCGCGCCCCTGCGCCGGGACGCCAGCGACCTGACCCTTCCCGACGACCTGGGACTGCGCACCGCCCTGATGCTCACCACCCTGGTGGAACCTGTGCTGCTCGCCATGCAGCGCGGCGGGCATCTGCGCCCGGGGCTGGACGTCACGCACCTGAGCGTGCTGCTGGTGGACGCCTGCCTGCTGTCGCTGCTGCACGGCGGGCACCGCACGCAACGGGAGGTCATGCAGGACTGGCAGGAGCGTTTCAGCCTGCTGCTGCACGGCGCCCTGAGCGACCCGGCCGCCAGCGCGGCCCGGCACCGCCGCCCCTGA
- the tsaD gene encoding tRNA (adenosine(37)-N6)-threonylcarbamoyltransferase complex transferase subunit TsaD — MNAAPHPRTLILGIDTSCDDTGVGVVELTGGRVRVLANRVWSQTVHAQYGGVMPELASREHVERIDAVMGDALAEAGVTVDELGAVAATSGPGLVGALLVGLMYGKGVAQALGVPFHATHHLEGHIFAAASEAELAPPFLALVVSGGHTHLFDVPREGEYVLVGATKDDAAGEAFDKIARLSGLGYPGGPAIAEAALTGNPDAVPFKEPLQGQKGFDFSFSGLKTAALLAHRAGASAPDLAASFQKAAVHTLVKTTRRAAEATGRDTVVVSGGVAANRALREAFAGTGLRVVFPGRGLNTDNGAMIALAGAAAITAGRAPGTLAEGAEAYAPLAALAPQA, encoded by the coding sequence ATGAACGCCGCACCGCACCCCCGCACGCTGATTCTGGGCATCGACACGTCCTGCGACGACACGGGCGTGGGCGTGGTGGAACTAACGGGCGGCCGGGTGCGGGTGCTGGCCAACCGGGTGTGGTCCCAGACGGTGCACGCCCAGTACGGGGGCGTGATGCCGGAACTCGCCAGCCGCGAGCACGTGGAACGCATCGACGCGGTGATGGGGGACGCCCTGGCCGAGGCGGGCGTGACCGTGGACGAGCTCGGCGCGGTCGCGGCCACCTCCGGGCCGGGCCTCGTGGGGGCGCTGCTGGTGGGCCTGATGTACGGCAAGGGGGTGGCGCAGGCGCTCGGCGTGCCCTTCCACGCCACGCACCACCTGGAGGGCCACATCTTCGCCGCGGCGTCCGAGGCGGAGCTCGCCCCGCCCTTCCTGGCGCTGGTGGTGTCGGGTGGGCACACGCACCTGTTCGACGTGCCCCGCGAGGGCGAGTACGTGCTGGTGGGCGCCACGAAGGACGACGCGGCCGGCGAGGCCTTCGACAAGATCGCCCGGCTGTCCGGGCTGGGGTACCCGGGCGGCCCGGCCATCGCTGAGGCGGCCCTGACCGGCAACCCGGACGCCGTGCCGTTCAAGGAGCCGTTGCAGGGGCAAAAGGGCTTCGACTTCAGTTTCAGCGGCCTGAAGACCGCCGCCCTGCTCGCCCACCGGGCGGGCGCCAGCGCGCCGGACCTCGCCGCGAGCTTCCAGAAAGCCGCGGTGCACACGCTCGTGAAGACCACGCGGCGCGCGGCCGAGGCGACCGGGCGGGACACGGTGGTCGTGTCGGGCGGCGTGGCGGCGAACCGGGCGCTGCGCGAGGCGTTCGCGGGCACGGGCCTGCGGGTGGTGTTCCCGGGCCGCGGCCTGAACACCGACAACGGCGCCATGATCGCCCTGGCCGGCGCGGCCGCCATCACGGCCGGCCGGGCGCCGGGCACCCTGGCCGAGGGCGCCGAGGCGTACGCGCCCCTGGCCGCCCTGGCCCCCCAGGCCTGA
- the hpf gene encoding ribosome hibernation-promoting factor, HPF/YfiA family translates to MHIYKLAGRNVEVTDAMRDYVEEKLTRLDRYHDQITDARVTLTVRDVRDSQRRNRVEVQLNVPNGIIRAEEHHADMYAAIDKASDVLERQLRKFKTRYMKQRQGTVPEPEPGPAEAAVNAGMDDVSDFTPEIVRQKRFEMRPMSPEDAAAQMEALDHDFYVFTNMSSGRTGVVYRRKDGHYGLIEPTV, encoded by the coding sequence GTGCACATCTACAAGCTGGCTGGCCGCAATGTGGAAGTAACGGACGCGATGCGCGACTACGTCGAGGAGAAACTGACCCGACTGGACCGTTACCACGACCAGATCACCGACGCCCGCGTGACCCTGACCGTCCGCGACGTCCGTGACTCCCAGAGACGCAATCGAGTGGAAGTGCAGCTCAACGTCCCCAACGGCATCATCCGCGCCGAGGAACACCACGCGGACATGTACGCCGCGATCGACAAGGCCAGCGACGTCCTGGAACGTCAGCTGCGCAAATTCAAGACCCGGTACATGAAGCAGCGCCAGGGCACCGTGCCGGAACCCGAGCCCGGTCCCGCCGAGGCCGCCGTGAACGCCGGCATGGACGACGTGAGCGACTTCACGCCCGAGATCGTGCGGCAGAAGCGCTTCGAGATGCGCCCCATGAGCCCCGAGGACGCCGCCGCGCAGATGGAAGCGCTGGACCACGACTTCTACGTGTTCACCAACATGAGCAGTGGCCGCACCGGCGTCGTGTACCGCCGCAAGGACGGCCACTACGGCCTGATCGAACCCACCGTCTGA
- a CDS encoding YdcF family protein — protein MTTRGAALPFLLPVLLGVLAACTWLLARPHVAAGPTHPTLVVLGAAQYSGRPSPAFKRRLDHALSVYRAGGVQTIVVTGGRQPGDPYTEGEVGAAYLRARGVPKSALIAEARSRTTAENLRGARVLLPPGTPVTLITDEAHAPRALVLARALGLTANANPSPLSRNPDLRYLLREKFALLGYTLLGLRG, from the coding sequence ATGACCACGCGGGGCGCCGCCCTCCCCTTCCTGCTGCCTGTCCTGCTGGGGGTCCTGGCCGCCTGCACGTGGCTCCTGGCCCGCCCGCACGTGGCCGCCGGCCCCACCCACCCCACGCTGGTCGTGCTGGGCGCCGCACAGTACAGCGGCCGACCCAGCCCCGCCTTCAAACGCCGCCTGGACCACGCCCTGAGCGTCTACCGCGCGGGCGGCGTCCAGACCATCGTGGTGACCGGCGGCCGGCAACCCGGCGACCCCTACACCGAAGGCGAGGTCGGCGCCGCGTACCTGCGCGCGCGCGGCGTGCCCAAGTCCGCCCTGATCGCCGAGGCGCGCAGCCGCACCACCGCCGAGAACCTGCGCGGCGCCCGCGTGCTGCTCCCGCCCGGCACGCCGGTCACGTTGATCACCGACGAGGCCCACGCCCCGCGCGCGCTGGTGCTGGCCCGCGCCCTGGGGCTCACCGCCAACGCCAACCCCAGCCCGCTGAGCCGCAACCCGGACCTGCGGTACCTGCTGCGCGAGAAGTTCGCCCTGCTGGGCTACACGCTGCTGGGCCTGCGCGGATAA
- the murJ gene encoding murein biosynthesis integral membrane protein MurJ codes for MAGTLASRLSGIVRTQVLNLADNTLLDAFMVAIRVPNLLRELLAEGALVNSFIPVYKSLNAEDRRRMASAFSGLLIAVNLILLAVGILAAPWIVEAFIAADSNVDREVATYMTQLVMPFLMLISLSSIAMGVLNADEHFRESSFAPVAFNIASIVALLLLPKTATWLAFGWLIGGVAQLLVQLPALRRFGLLPAPGLSGHPAVGRVLRQMAPFTMTAGARQFLNLVVQNMLTNRALGFGAGTSAGYGVAEALFTTVNGLFVVSPVMAMFPRFAQHAAEKNWTAFRTLTAQGLRTTTFLTAPMSALLLALAPYAVSVINLSPNYDLARFAAATGILQGWALALLPWAVVTLLLRTFYARERTREAVTISAIGFVVEVAFYHLLVPRLGFRGFGLSTAISGTLMALALVWRYRAALGFPGREVLGHLLRVTGLAAIAGVVSWIAVNLLPFQPGFILPGVAGLAVAGTLGLGTYLVLAVILRLPEVNGVLRRLKR; via the coding sequence ATGGCGGGGACGCTCGCGTCACGCCTGTCGGGCATCGTGCGCACGCAGGTGCTGAACCTGGCGGACAACACCCTGCTGGACGCCTTCATGGTCGCCATCCGCGTGCCAAACCTCCTGAGGGAACTGCTCGCCGAGGGCGCGCTCGTCAATTCCTTCATTCCGGTGTACAAGTCCCTGAACGCCGAGGACCGCCGCCGGATGGCCTCGGCGTTCAGCGGCCTGCTGATCGCCGTGAACCTGATCCTGCTGGCGGTCGGCATCCTGGCCGCGCCGTGGATCGTGGAGGCCTTCATCGCCGCGGACAGCAACGTGGACCGTGAGGTCGCCACGTACATGACGCAGCTGGTCATGCCGTTCCTGATGCTGATCAGCCTGTCCAGCATCGCCATGGGCGTGCTGAACGCCGACGAGCACTTCAGGGAGAGCAGCTTCGCGCCGGTGGCCTTCAATATCGCGTCCATCGTGGCCCTGCTGCTGCTTCCCAAGACGGCCACCTGGCTGGCGTTCGGGTGGCTGATCGGCGGGGTGGCGCAGCTGCTCGTGCAACTCCCCGCCCTGCGCCGCTTCGGGCTGCTGCCTGCCCCCGGCCTGAGCGGACACCCGGCGGTCGGGCGGGTGCTGCGGCAGATGGCGCCCTTCACCATGACCGCCGGCGCGCGGCAGTTCCTGAACCTGGTGGTGCAGAACATGCTCACCAACCGCGCCCTGGGCTTCGGGGCGGGGACCAGCGCCGGGTACGGCGTGGCCGAGGCGCTGTTCACCACCGTGAACGGCCTGTTCGTGGTGTCGCCCGTCATGGCGATGTTCCCCCGCTTCGCGCAGCACGCCGCCGAGAAGAACTGGACGGCCTTCCGCACCCTGACCGCACAGGGCCTGCGCACCACCACCTTCCTGACCGCCCCCATGAGCGCCCTGCTGCTCGCCCTAGCTCCCTACGCCGTCAGCGTGATCAACCTCAGCCCGAACTACGACCTCGCGCGCTTCGCGGCCGCCACCGGCATCCTGCAGGGCTGGGCGCTGGCGCTGCTGCCCTGGGCGGTCGTCACGCTGCTGCTGCGCACCTTCTACGCCCGGGAACGCACACGGGAGGCCGTGACCATCAGCGCCATCGGGTTCGTGGTGGAGGTCGCCTTCTATCACCTGCTGGTGCCGCGGCTGGGCTTCCGGGGCTTCGGGCTGAGCACCGCCATCAGCGGCACCCTGATGGCCCTGGCGCTCGTCTGGCGGTACCGCGCTGCCCTGGGTTTCCCCGGCCGGGAGGTGCTGGGGCATCTGCTGCGCGTGACCGGGCTGGCCGCGATTGCCGGGGTGGTCTCCTGGATCGCCGTGAACCTGCTGCCGTTCCAGCCGGGATTCATCCTGCCGGGTGTGGCGGGACTGGCGGTGGCGGGCACGCTGGGGCTGGGCACGTACCTGGTGCTGGCGGTGATCCTGCGGCTGCCGGAAGTGAACGGCGTGCTGCGGCGCCTGAAGCGCTGA
- the topA gene encoding type I DNA topoisomerase, translating into MPNTLVIVESPAKARTIEKYLGKGYRVESSIGHIRDLPKSASDIPEKYKGQAWARLGLDVDNDFQPLYVVSPDKRQHVAKLRKMAQEADEVILATDDDREGESIAWHLFQELKPKVPVKRMVFHEITKDAIQQAIANPRQIDRDLVEAQEARRALDRLYGYEVSPVLWKKVAPKLSAGRVQSVATRMLVERERERMRFVSAQWWDLLVTAKTADGQPFPARLTDVNGQKLAVGKDFDPLTGQLKPSAGVRLLTEAEAQALAAGLTAQALTVTSAEEKPFTQRPYPPFITSTLQQEGSRKLGFAATRTMRAAQRLYEGGYITYMRTDSTNLSEEALSAARTQVTQMYGPSYLHPTPRVYAKKAKNAQEAHEAIRPAGSTFRTPDSLRGELSGDEWRLYDLIWKRTVASQMADARGRSLRVRLGGQARGGEAVGLSASGRTIDFPGFLRAYVEGSDDPNAALEDRDTPLPPLKQGERVSAETVKPEGHDTQPPARYTEASLVQALEAAGIGRPSTYASILGTIQDRGYAQKKGQALVPSWTAFATSALLEHHFGRLVDYDFTARMEEELDEIAGGREHRVPYLRRFYLGEGGQGLALKPTIERQMGEIDARGIATIHVPRLDGTGIEVRVGRYGPYMQRGEDKANLPEDLVPDELTAEKAEELLSRPSGDRVIGTDEATGQPVVARAGRYGPYVTLGAENPPVRSASLFPGDDLNTLTVERALKLLSLPRLVGVSEGEEVWAHNGKYGPYLKRGNDSRSLTAHEDLFTVGIHEAEALFMQPRFRARNAPAGPLKTFEYEGRAGIQLKDGRFGPYLTDGERNATLRKGETPETLTAERALEILEERGKEPKKKPGKARTAKPAATKTAKTAAKPGAKTGAPKKPAAKKPASKPAAKAKAPAKTPLTWAELKPHLGVLSAQERELVTATRERGEKVEDVAPGLGLDVKKAKGMALQASKKLNQAARSE; encoded by the coding sequence ATGCCCAACACGCTCGTGATCGTCGAATCCCCCGCCAAAGCGCGCACCATCGAGAAGTACCTCGGGAAGGGGTACCGGGTGGAATCGTCCATCGGGCACATCCGTGACCTGCCCAAAAGTGCCTCGGACATCCCCGAGAAGTACAAGGGGCAGGCCTGGGCCCGCCTGGGCCTCGACGTGGACAACGACTTCCAGCCGCTCTACGTCGTCTCCCCGGACAAGCGCCAGCACGTGGCGAAACTCCGCAAGATGGCCCAGGAGGCCGACGAGGTCATCCTCGCGACCGACGATGACCGCGAAGGGGAGAGCATCGCCTGGCACCTGTTCCAGGAACTCAAACCGAAGGTGCCGGTCAAGCGCATGGTGTTCCACGAGATCACCAAGGACGCCATTCAGCAGGCCATCGCCAACCCCCGCCAGATCGACCGGGACCTGGTGGAGGCGCAGGAGGCCCGCCGGGCCCTGGACCGCCTGTACGGGTACGAGGTCAGCCCGGTGCTGTGGAAGAAGGTCGCGCCGAAACTGAGTGCGGGCCGCGTGCAGTCGGTGGCGACGCGCATGTTGGTGGAGCGTGAGCGGGAACGCATGCGCTTCGTGTCCGCGCAGTGGTGGGACCTGCTGGTGACCGCCAAGACGGCCGACGGGCAGCCCTTCCCGGCCCGCCTGACGGACGTGAACGGCCAGAAGCTCGCGGTCGGGAAGGACTTCGACCCGCTGACCGGGCAGCTCAAGCCCAGCGCGGGCGTGCGCCTCCTGACGGAAGCCGAGGCGCAGGCGCTGGCCGCCGGCCTCACCGCGCAGGCCCTGACCGTCACCAGCGCGGAGGAAAAGCCCTTCACGCAGCGGCCCTACCCGCCCTTCATCACGTCCACGCTGCAACAGGAAGGCAGCCGCAAGCTGGGCTTCGCCGCCACCCGCACCATGCGCGCCGCGCAGCGCCTGTACGAGGGCGGGTACATCACCTACATGCGCACCGACAGCACCAACCTCTCAGAAGAGGCCCTGAGTGCGGCGCGCACGCAGGTCACGCAGATGTACGGCCCCAGCTACCTGCACCCCACGCCCCGCGTGTACGCCAAGAAGGCCAAGAACGCCCAGGAGGCCCACGAGGCGATCCGCCCGGCCGGCAGCACCTTCCGCACCCCGGACAGCCTGCGGGGCGAACTGAGCGGCGACGAGTGGCGTCTGTACGACCTGATCTGGAAACGCACCGTGGCCTCCCAGATGGCCGACGCCCGCGGCCGCAGCCTGCGGGTGCGCCTGGGCGGGCAGGCCCGGGGCGGGGAGGCCGTGGGCCTGAGCGCCTCGGGCCGCACCATCGACTTCCCCGGCTTCCTGCGTGCGTACGTGGAAGGCAGCGACGACCCGAACGCCGCTCTGGAAGACCGCGACACGCCCCTGCCGCCCCTCAAGCAGGGCGAGCGCGTCAGTGCCGAAACCGTGAAACCCGAGGGGCACGACACGCAGCCCCCCGCCCGCTACACCGAGGCCTCGCTGGTGCAGGCGCTGGAAGCCGCCGGGATCGGCCGCCCCAGCACGTACGCCAGCATCCTGGGCACCATCCAGGACCGCGGGTACGCGCAGAAGAAAGGACAGGCGCTGGTGCCGTCCTGGACGGCCTTCGCCACGTCCGCCCTGCTGGAGCACCACTTCGGGCGCCTCGTGGACTACGACTTCACCGCCCGCATGGAAGAGGAACTCGACGAGATCGCCGGCGGCCGCGAGCACCGCGTGCCGTACCTCCGCCGCTTCTACCTGGGTGAGGGCGGGCAGGGGCTCGCGCTGAAACCCACCATCGAACGCCAGATGGGCGAGATCGACGCCCGGGGGATCGCCACCATCCACGTGCCCCGCCTGGACGGCACCGGCATCGAGGTCCGCGTGGGCCGCTACGGGCCGTACATGCAGCGCGGCGAGGACAAGGCCAACCTCCCCGAGGATCTCGTCCCGGACGAACTGACCGCCGAGAAGGCCGAGGAACTCCTGAGCCGCCCCAGCGGGGACCGCGTGATCGGCACGGACGAGGCCACCGGGCAGCCCGTGGTCGCCCGCGCCGGCCGTTATGGCCCGTACGTGACGCTGGGCGCGGAGAACCCCCCGGTGCGCAGCGCCAGCCTGTTCCCCGGCGACGACCTGAACACCCTGACCGTGGAACGCGCGCTGAAGCTCCTGAGCCTGCCGCGCCTGGTGGGCGTCTCCGAGGGCGAGGAGGTCTGGGCGCACAACGGCAAGTACGGCCCTTACCTCAAACGCGGCAACGACAGCCGCAGCCTCACCGCGCATGAGGATCTGTTCACCGTCGGGATCCACGAGGCCGAGGCGCTGTTCATGCAGCCCCGCTTCCGCGCCCGCAACGCGCCCGCCGGGCCGCTGAAGACCTTCGAGTACGAGGGCCGTGCCGGCATTCAGCTCAAGGACGGCCGCTTCGGCCCGTACCTGACCGACGGGGAACGCAACGCCACCCTGCGCAAAGGCGAGACGCCCGAAACCCTGACCGCCGAACGCGCCCTGGAAATCCTGGAGGAGCGCGGCAAGGAACCCAAGAAGAAGCCCGGCAAGGCCCGCACCGCGAAGCCCGCCGCCACGAAGACGGCGAAGACGGCCGCCAAGCCCGGTGCGAAGACGGGCGCTCCCAAGAAACCAGCCGCGAAGAAACCTGCCTCAAAGCCTGCCGCGAAGGCCAAGGCACCCGCAAAAACGCCCCTCACCTGGGCGGAACTCAAGCCGCACCTCGGCGTCCTCAGCGCCCAGGAACGCGAACTGGTGACCGCCACCCGCGAACGCGGCGAGAAGGTCGAGGACGTCGCCCCGGGCCTCGGCCTGGACGTGAAGAAGGCCAAGGGCATGGCCCTGCAGGCCAGCAAGAAGCTCAACCAGGCCGCCCGCAGCGAGTAA
- a CDS encoding class I SAM-dependent methyltransferase produces MTHWTESFYPQQDALTGCYAAPIHPFHTALASRVTAQLGRPGTLLELGAGGGQFAVSAALLGHKVTALDLWAGAGEFTRRLARTQGVNVEVVTGSFYDAPLPRTFDAVCYWDGFGIGTDAEQRHLLTRLHDWLAPSGTGFVEVYTPWYWARHAGFTRQDEAYTQVYGFDADGCRMTDTYTPVTGDPITQSLRCYSPADLRLLLTGTGLTLTGLWPGGEYDPVTRTWHPEVPLARAQSYTALLTRESAPS; encoded by the coding sequence ATGACGCACTGGACTGAATCGTTTTACCCGCAGCAGGACGCCCTGACCGGCTGTTACGCGGCCCCGATCCACCCCTTTCACACCGCGCTGGCCTCGCGCGTCACCGCGCAGCTGGGGCGCCCCGGCACGCTGCTGGAACTCGGCGCGGGCGGCGGGCAGTTCGCGGTGAGCGCCGCGCTGCTCGGGCATAAGGTCACCGCCCTGGACCTCTGGGCCGGCGCGGGCGAGTTTACGCGCCGCCTCGCCCGGACGCAGGGGGTGAATGTGGAGGTCGTCACCGGCAGCTTCTACGACGCGCCGCTGCCCCGAACCTTCGACGCCGTGTGTTACTGGGACGGCTTCGGCATCGGCACGGACGCCGAGCAGCGGCACCTCCTGACGCGCCTCCACGACTGGCTGGCCCCGTCGGGCACAGGCTTTGTCGAGGTGTACACCCCCTGGTACTGGGCGCGCCACGCCGGCTTCACCCGCCAGGACGAGGCCTACACTCAGGTGTACGGCTTTGATGCCGACGGGTGCCGCATGACCGACACGTACACGCCGGTCACCGGCGACCCCATCACCCAGAGCTTGCGCTGCTACAGCCCCGCTGACCTGCGCCTGCTGCTGACCGGCACCGGCCTCACCCTGACCGGACTGTGGCCCGGCGGCGAGTACGACCCGGTCACCCGGACCTGGCACCCGGAGGTGCCGCTGGCCCGCGCGCAGAGCTACACAGCGCTGCTCACCCGCGAAAGCGCGCCCAGCTAG
- a CDS encoding butyrate kinase, whose translation MIAYVINPGTSGLKLACATIAPSDNAALPGQLRLKLERAELPLPHTPSIHDLPDLVQRVLDVTRDWPAPAAVVGRGGMIGQVPAGTYHVTPDMAEYAVQSDDGTLPHVSNLGVPLALAVAQARGVPAFVVDPQSVDELIPEARETGVRGVKRRAEYHALNARVAARRAAHDIGKRLQDARIVVAHLGATSSVTAFEKGRAIDSSGTGPDGGPMGAVQSGPLPTRALLKLAQKYGVDGTLKLLAGASGMQSLTGSASLKDLEAREAGEEDVRAAVAAFVHQACKATMEQVGALQSRPDAIVLTGGAARWDALMDRIERRLAWVAPVLVIPGELELEALAEGAGRVLLGLEAARDWKPPTPPADAAPPQGA comes from the coding sequence GTGATCGCCTACGTGATCAATCCCGGAACCAGCGGCCTGAAGCTCGCGTGCGCCACCATCGCGCCGAGCGACAACGCCGCGCTGCCCGGTCAGCTCCGCCTGAAACTGGAGCGCGCCGAGCTGCCCCTGCCGCACACGCCCAGCATCCACGACCTGCCTGACCTCGTGCAGCGGGTGCTGGACGTCACCCGCGACTGGCCGGCGCCAGCGGCCGTGGTCGGCCGGGGCGGCATGATCGGGCAGGTGCCCGCCGGGACGTACCACGTCACCCCCGACATGGCCGAGTACGCCGTGCAAAGCGACGACGGCACCCTTCCGCACGTCTCCAACCTGGGCGTGCCGCTGGCCCTGGCGGTCGCGCAGGCCCGGGGCGTGCCGGCCTTCGTGGTGGACCCGCAGAGCGTGGACGAACTGATCCCCGAGGCCCGTGAAACCGGCGTCCGGGGCGTGAAACGCCGCGCCGAGTACCACGCCCTGAACGCCCGTGTGGCCGCCCGCCGCGCCGCGCACGACATCGGCAAACGCCTCCAGGACGCCCGCATCGTCGTCGCGCATCTGGGGGCCACCAGCAGCGTCACCGCGTTCGAGAAGGGCCGCGCCATCGACTCCAGCGGCACCGGCCCCGACGGCGGCCCCATGGGCGCCGTGCAGAGCGGCCCGCTGCCCACCCGCGCCCTGCTGAAACTTGCGCAGAAATATGGCGTGGACGGCACCCTGAAACTCCTTGCAGGCGCCAGCGGCATGCAGTCCCTGACCGGCAGCGCCAGCCTCAAGGACCTCGAGGCCCGCGAGGCTGGCGAGGAGGATGTCCGCGCCGCCGTGGCCGCCTTCGTTCATCAGGCCTGCAAGGCCACCATGGAGCAGGTCGGGGCCTTGCAGAGCCGCCCGGACGCCATCGTCCTGACCGGCGGCGCGGCCCGCTGGGACGCCCTGATGGACCGCATCGAGCGCCGCCTCGCCTGGGTGGCCCCCGTCCTCGTGATTCCCGGCGAACTGGAACTCGAGGCGCTCGCCGAGGGCGCCGGCCGGGTCCTGCTGGGCCTGGAAGCCGCCCGCGACTGGAAACCCCCCACCCCGCCCGCCGACGCCGCGCCCCCCCAGGGAGCCTGA
- a CDS encoding SRPBCC family protein: MSESIQIKQNLIVRARPDVLYRLALEPKRRAAWDPNIVSAAYEGGEGRLTNNALVRLKLARRLLGLSFTAKYGQLQAPQRGGWESVRHVGPLEKLTQAWTFKPMPGGTEVTFSLNARVRYRWIRPQMERVLHNLVMTTLLELQKQVDAQGAQLMQDLGKEMQEKQKAEAKAAKAAAKAARRRK; the protein is encoded by the coding sequence ATGTCCGAATCCATTCAGATCAAACAGAACCTGATCGTCCGCGCCCGCCCGGACGTCCTGTACCGCCTCGCGCTGGAGCCCAAACGCCGCGCCGCCTGGGACCCGAACATCGTCAGTGCCGCCTACGAGGGCGGCGAGGGCCGGCTGACGAACAACGCCCTGGTGCGCCTCAAGCTCGCCCGGCGGCTGCTGGGGCTGTCGTTCACCGCGAAGTACGGCCAGCTGCAGGCCCCGCAGCGCGGCGGGTGGGAGAGCGTGCGGCACGTCGGGCCGCTGGAGAAACTCACGCAGGCCTGGACCTTCAAACCCATGCCCGGCGGCACGGAAGTCACGTTCAGCCTGAACGCCCGCGTGCGATACAGGTGGATCCGCCCGCAGATGGAACGCGTGCTGCACAACCTCGTGATGACCACCCTGCTGGAACTGCAGAAGCAGGTGGACGCCCAGGGCGCGCAGCTGATGCAGGACCTCGGGAAGGAAATGCAGGAAAAACAGAAGGCCGAGGCCAAAGCCGCCAAGGCCGCCGCGAAAGCCGCCCGGCGCCGCAAGTAA